The DNA window AAGAACCGGCAACTTCGGTGGTACCGGCAGAAACTGTCGCAGCACCCAGCCATTGCCCAAGGTGTTGCAATAGACAAGCCCAACATCGCGGCTAAGAAGAAACCTACCGCCAAGCCAACGGGTCAAGCCCTGCACCATTCGCCCCAAACCGACACGATCGACCAGTCGAAGAGATGTGCGCAACCCCGGCAAAAAGCGGTTGAGGCGTACCACCGGGCAAAGCTCACGGAACTCGTGCTCTAGGGGTCCACCACGACACAACACCAAGGTGAAGTCCAGAGTTGAGTTTTGGCGAATCCACCGGAGTAGGTGAAGCAGCAGCAGCGGTGCGCCGCTACGGCTGGCTTCGTGGCTTAAGAAGAGAACCTTCCTTCTCATGGTGACGTCTGTCTCTAAGCTCAATCGCGAACCCGACTCAGTCGGAGAATCTTCCATGCATCGCGTAAATGACGCGCGTTCTCCCCCATCGCGGCAAGTGCAAGCACTCGCCACGACTCGAGGTTTCGCGGCGCCTGATTCACGGCTCGCATGGCGAGTGTCCAAGCTGAGCGAAAGTATCCATTTTGTGCAGCAGTTCGAGCCCACTGCTGCATCGGAAGAACTGTGTCTGATACACTAGCAGTATTTGGATCCGGCGGCACTGGGATGCTCCGCCGATTGCAGGCTTCGGTCACCGCCCGCCGCGATTGGCTTCGTTGTTCGCCAGTCCGTCTGGCGCTCACGCTGGACATGTGAAGCCGGTATCGAAGGTGAACTTCCGGGAGGTTGGCGAGTTCGCCGACTTCGGCCAGGCGCAACCAAAGGTCTAAGTCCTCCGCCGGTTCAAGTTCCGGACGGTATCCGCCAACTCGGTCGAGTGCCGATCGCCGAACAACAGCCGATGGGTGTGCAATCGCCGATGTTGCCTTTTCGAGGTGAACACGGTCGATGTCGTCATGCGACGTGTAGGTGAAGGCCTTGACAATTGGAAGTCCGCCGGGATCAGTGATCAAAGCTGCCGTTCCCGCCGCAACCACCTTCGGATGGTCAGCCAGGAATCGCATCTGCGAAGCAAGACGGGTTGGAAGAGCAATGTCATCGGCGTCCATCCGACCGATGATGTCGCCTTGCGACGCTGCCAACGCCTCGTTGAGCGATCGAGTCAGGCCCTGGTTCGCTCGGCTAATGATCTTGAAGCGACCATCGGAATCCGCGTGTCGTCGGAGTACATTGAGCGTTCCATCGGTCGAGCCGTCATTGACAATAATCACTTCAAAGTCGCCGAACGTCTGTCGAGAAATACTCTCCATCGCGGATCGCACAAACCTCTCAGCGTTATAGGCTGGGACGAGGATCGAGAGAGCAGGTCGCATGGTTCCTCACCCGGGTATGTCGTTCCACCAATCTCCAGCCGACTTGACCCCCGTGGTGAAAGGGATCGAATACTCAAAGCCGTCTGCTCCCCCCGTGATAGTGCTAGCAAAGATCGCGTCACTCTGAAACAAATCGATTTCGAAAGAGGTCGGCCAAGTGATAGTCCCTGCGCTGTTCGTTACAGCGATGCTAATCTCCCTTGCCGGAAGTTTCCGTGCTCGCCCGGCCAATCGTCCGAGTATCGCAGAATTGCGCAGCGACTCGGGTATCAACGGGGAGTTGAAGGCCCACTTTGCGATCTCACGCACACCAGTCGGCCTGCGTGCTATCGCGATGAGGTTCGCCTGCGAGTAACCAACCGTTCTTCGCGGCTGTCCGATCACTCTCGCATGCTCGTCAAAATACTGAGTCCATCGCAAGATTTCCGGATTGACCCCGTAAAGGACGCGGCGACTTAGTTTGTCGGCATCGGCACAATGCACCAACAACCGGGTGAGATCGTCGACGTGAACAGCATGGCAGATGCCGGCATCAGGCTCCGGCATCGCGATAGCGCCTTCCACCGCCCGGCGGAATGCCAACCGCGACCACGACAGGTACGGACCGTACACGATTCCGGGACGGACGACTACGACGTCGATTCCCGGCACCATCACCGTAAAGAGCTTCTCTGTTTGGACCTTCACCTGAGTATACCAATCAGAGTCGCGGGAGTATTGGAGCTCGTTTTCCAGAGCGCCTTGTGTCAACTTGGGGGGAAGTACGGCAATGCTGCTGACCTGAATAAAACGCCGGACGCCGACCCGTTGGGCAATCTTCAACGCAAGCATGCAGCCTTTAAGATTGCGCTCGATCAACGCCGAGTCGCCCCCAGCGAGTCCCTTATCTACATAGCAGTTGACCACCGCATCGCAACCGCGGAGCGCTGCTTCAAGCGCGGCCTCGTCGGACATGCCAGTTGCATGGAAGTCGATGCTCGGCCAGCGACCCAGACGCGCCCCGCGACTGCGTGAGATGGCACGTACCTGGCGGCGCTCGTTCATGAGCTTCAACACCAAGCGTGCCCCGATTTCACCCGCGGCACCCAGTACGGCGATTCTTCCGTTCGGCATATTGTTCATAGGATCACCAACCGCACGCGAATTGTAGTTTTCCAGTCACGCCGCGGTAGCATTCCTCGACGAACCTGCTGACTCGCACGGAATCAATGGGACTGGCGATATCGTCCGCGTGCTTATTGAGAACCGAGGTCAAAAATCGTTTCAGCTGCTCGGTAAAGTACATCGTGGCCGGTACTCGCTGAGATACCACCACGTCTTCGTGAAGGTTTAATGGTCGGCCTTCGAGCATCGAGGTCTCGCGCGATTTGAAGGTAAGACGATTGCCCTCGTTGAGGTGGTAAGATGCGATGACGTGATCAAACTCAATATCAGCCGTATAGCCAATGTCATGAGTACGGCTAAGTCGTACCTCGGTGGGAACCTCCACGCCTCCTAGAGTCGACTTAATCCCGATAAGGCAATTTGCTTCCATTCCTCCATCGAAGGCGTCGTCGGAATAGCTGGTCGTTTCGATAGAATCGAACCAGTACAGGAGCTGGTCTATGACGTGGACACCGTAATCCATCAGTACTCCACCGCCACTCAGAATCGGATCAAATAAGAGTGCCGGAGCACCTGACATGGGACTGCCGGCCCGGACGATGCAACGGCGCGGCCGTCCAAGCTCCAAAGTTCTTATCAACACCTTCACCCTCTGACTCGCTGGGTGGTACCGCCGGTAATAACCTGTCTGGAGTTGTAAATCTTTTCGCTGGGCTAGTTCCAAGAGGGCGGTCGCGTCGTTCCCAGTACACGCCAACGGCTTCTCGACTAAGACGTGGACGCCACTCTCCAAGGCGAGCCGAACGTGTTCTGCGTGCAATCCGGTGGGCGTGCAGATCAACAGGCAGTCGATCCCCGCCGCGACGACTTCGGTACAGGTCCTCACGAAGCGCGTTCCTTCCGAAACGCGACCCCTGATGGCGTCGATCGCCTTGTCACTAGTGTCACCGACCGCCGCAAGCCGAAGACCTAGTTCCTGCACCGCGGCAAGGTGGTAATTTCGGAATATCTCACCGGCACCGATTACGCCCAGTTTCAATTGTGAAATGTCTTTCAAGTCAGTACTCCTTCGGTCTGACGACGCGACGGACAGAGCGACGAATGCGCGAAATGACGCGTGCTACCTTGCCGGAGACGAACTCTGCCTCGGGACGAATTGTAAACTCGCGAGGGCGTTTCGCCGGCAAGTTGCTGATTAGGCGACAAACCTCGGGGTAGAGGTTGTACTTGTT is part of the Humisphaera borealis genome and encodes:
- a CDS encoding glycosyltransferase family 2 protein, which encodes MRPALSILVPAYNAERFVRSAMESISRQTFGDFEVIIVNDGSTDGTLNVLRRHADSDGRFKIISRANQGLTRSLNEALAASQGDIIGRMDADDIALPTRLASQMRFLADHPKVVAAGTAALITDPGGLPIVKAFTYTSHDDIDRVHLEKATSAIAHPSAVVRRSALDRVGGYRPELEPAEDLDLWLRLAEVGELANLPEVHLRYRLHMSSVSARRTGEQRSQSRRAVTEACNRRSIPVPPDPNTASVSDTVLPMQQWARTAAQNGYFRSAWTLAMRAVNQAPRNLESWRVLALAAMGENARHLRDAWKILRLSRVRD
- a CDS encoding NAD-dependent epimerase/dehydratase family protein, which produces MNNMPNGRIAVLGAAGEIGARLVLKLMNERRQVRAISRSRGARLGRWPSIDFHATGMSDEAALEAALRGCDAVVNCYVDKGLAGGDSALIERNLKGCMLALKIAQRVGVRRFIQVSSIAVLPPKLTQGALENELQYSRDSDWYTQVKVQTEKLFTVMVPGIDVVVVRPGIVYGPYLSWSRLAFRRAVEGAIAMPEPDAGICHAVHVDDLTRLLVHCADADKLSRRVLYGVNPEILRWTQYFDEHARVIGQPRRTVGYSQANLIAIARRPTGVREIAKWAFNSPLIPESLRNSAILGRLAGRARKLPAREISIAVTNSAGTITWPTSFEIDLFQSDAIFASTITGGADGFEYSIPFTTGVKSAGDWWNDIPG
- a CDS encoding Gfo/Idh/MocA family protein, yielding MKDISQLKLGVIGAGEIFRNYHLAAVQELGLRLAAVGDTSDKAIDAIRGRVSEGTRFVRTCTEVVAAGIDCLLICTPTGLHAEHVRLALESGVHVLVEKPLACTGNDATALLELAQRKDLQLQTGYYRRYHPASQRVKVLIRTLELGRPRRCIVRAGSPMSGAPALLFDPILSGGGVLMDYGVHVIDQLLYWFDSIETTSYSDDAFDGGMEANCLIGIKSTLGGVEVPTEVRLSRTHDIGYTADIEFDHVIASYHLNEGNRLTFKSRETSMLEGRPLNLHEDVVVSQRVPATMYFTEQLKRFLTSVLNKHADDIASPIDSVRVSRFVEECYRGVTGKLQFACGW